The following proteins come from a genomic window of Coffea arabica cultivar ET-39 chromosome 11c, Coffea Arabica ET-39 HiFi, whole genome shotgun sequence:
- the LOC113716837 gene encoding anthranilate synthase beta subunit 2, chloroplastic-like, translating to MASVAANPSSIKQSVFLSPSSFLSFQTSPFKGSQSFIQFKTPVDNKTSLSIRTVWCSQKSSVAHVINNDAPKKPTGNPIIVIDNYDSFTYNLCQYLGELGCKMEVYRNDELTVEELKKKNPRGILISPGPGEPQDSGISLQTVLELGPNVPLFGVCMGLQCIGEAFGGKIVRSPFGVMHGKSSLVYHNEGEEEGLLAGLSNPFTAGRYHSLVIDKESFPSDKLEITAWTEDGLIMAARHKIYKHLQGVQFHPESIITDEGKTIVRNFIKMIERKEAESEE from the exons ATGGCTTCCGTTGCAGCAAATCCCTCCTCCATTAAACAATCTGTGTTTCTATCTCCATCCTCTTTTCTCAGCTTCCAAACCAGCCCATTTAAAGGAAGCCAATCTTTCATCCAATTCAAAACCCCAGTTGATAACAAAACTTCCCTATCGATTAGGACGGTGTGGTGTTCGCAAAAATCCAGCGTGGCCCATGTCATCAACAATGATGCTCCGAAAAAGCCTACTGGAAATCCCATTATTGTAATTGATAATTATGATAGCTTCACTTACAATCTTTGCCAG TATTTGGGAGAGCTCGGGTGTAAAATGGAGGTTTACCGGAATGATGAGCTGACGGTGGAGGAATTAAAGAA GAAAAATCCAAGGGGGATTTTGATATCTCCAGGACCTG GAGAACCTCAAGATTCAGGAATATCATTGCAAACAGTATTGGAACTGGGGCCAAATGTACCATTATTTGGCGTGTGTATGGGGCTGCAGTGTATTGGGGAGGCTTTTGGAG GGAAAATCGTGCGCTCACCTTTTGGTGTGATGCATGGAAAAAGTTCTCTTGTGTACCATAATGAGGGTGAAGAAGAGGGTTTGTTAGCCGGCTTATCCAA CCCTTTTACTGCTGGTAGATACCACAGCCTTGTGATTGACAAGGAAAGTTTTCCTAGTGACAAACTTGAGATAACTGCTTGGACGGAAGATGGACTCATTATGGCTGCTCGTCACAAAATATATAAGCATCTCCAG GGAGTGCAGTTCCACCCAGAGAGCATCATAACAGATGAAGGCAAAACAATAGTTCGTAATTTCATCAAGATGATTGAGAGAAAGGAAGCTGAATCTGAGGAATGA